A genomic stretch from Megachile rotundata isolate GNS110a chromosome 1, iyMegRotu1, whole genome shotgun sequence includes:
- the LOC100877696 gene encoding uncharacterized protein LOC100877696 isoform X3, whose protein sequence is MAAPVIEKKRFFCREWAFIKLSHCLEQRPASKTCGALIVGGPGSGKTALCAELAWPSTGANAKHQRSLNRRLLARHFCQARSEASLSPAQFVRSLVAQLLQASSDGIHRASPSSPTPSNATTTTTTTVPLTSREAVAEAYAEKLRTDPDIQAALQPDVLDRDPDDALKKALLIPLLEVEPPKSCLFLLVDSIDEGQTLNPPQTGTRDSRRDNENVSRTIAELLANHHHLFPQWLLLVCTARRQSKTISRMFTGFRKISLDDLRKSQVVRDVQQYILARLDQEDALRQHISRDTAEMLNQLHIKSNGCFLYLEKVLDGVAENFIVLREVREIPGTLNGLYLWLCQRLFSRKQFAKVQPLLNVILAAKLPITQEILYKCVKTACVSITIEDFNRRLHLLRRVISVSRAGALMLFHHSFAEWLLDVKHCTQKYLCSAIEGHAMLAAYYTLRGPDLNPDEICVLGQHLQRAITSVATTNCNLDVHTLQVLWMIGSGAPIEDCYLDSSECILWPRQEVKLLKLLIDAGAKPSEKVVEDDASKDAVSSSQVSQDVSPMDESPSEPLTELLGESGDINQADSCGRTVLHTLAADGNASLLELALATCPQAKLEATDRHGQTPLNLAARHGYADVVRVLLAAGACADHADCDGWTALRAAAWGGHTQVVTILLERGAAVDHQDKDGMTPLLVAAFEGHRDVCELLLEYEADVDHCDATGRTPLWAAASMGHGSVVALLLFWGCYVDSIDNEGRTVLSVAAAQGGTDVVKQLLDRGLDEQHRDNSGWTPLHYAAFEGHIDVCEALLEAGAKIDETDNDGKGALMLAAQEGHATLVERLLEQHGAPIDQHSHDGKTALRVAALEGHYDTVRVLLAHNADVNAKDADGRSTLYILALENRLAMARFLLEHARADVESRDSEGRTPLHVSAWQGHVEMVALLLTEGSASVNACDNENRTPLHSAAWQGHAAIVRLLLEHGATPDHTCNQGATALGIAAQEGHEHCVRALLNHGADPSHSDHCGRNAIKVAAKSGHDTVVRLLEEHSANQRSLRPGINGGGSSSATSVTSNSTAETKPSSAILNPLSTQYSPAESPDSTKRRSCVSLGNNSSNSKSSSNLTGSTKSDQGKFNQNSMVNQVIKTPLSFTQQLQQCSRGAKSRPLSKLLSPLKSEPQSPIYASPPHSPLSDSLIPYSPTNTSPPSAQTAANVIQSQLGVSLLTANNQNLPYKAQIGGYNHTSAIYEPINIKTEIIDKNDIGKPFELTNEMLGLSVTKDKKNGLDEKRNSADTHFTRDTHMRIILGNSGAGVGRSVKHTSEHMPASASNAKPKRNGLVSNPAMRLVAGVRNGIENATNRNKPITTRVNGFQWKAEARKETPL, encoded by the exons ATGGCTGCACCGGTGATAGAGAAGAAACGGTTCTTCTGCCGTGAATGGGCGTTCATCAAGCTGTCCCATTGTCTGGAGCAGAGGCCGGCCTCGAAGACGTGCGGTGCTCTGATCGTCGGAGGACCAGGAAGCGGCAAGACAGCTTTGTGCGCGGAATTAGCATGGCCGTCGACCGGCGCCAACGCTAAACACCAGAGGTCCTTGAACAGGAGACTGCTCGCCAGGCACTTCTGCCAGGCAAGGAGCGAGGCATCCTTGTCTCCCGCTCAGTTCGTCAGGTCTTTGGTCGCTCAGCTACTTCAGGCTAGCTCCGATGGCATTCATAG AGCCTCTCCAAGTTCGCCAACTCCGAGCAACGccacaaccaccaccaccacaACAGTTCCTCTAACTTCGAGGGAGGCCGTGGCAGAAGCGTACGCCGAGAAACTCAGAACAGATCCGGATATACAAGCCGCCTTGCAGCCGGACGTTCTCGATCGAGATCCCGACGACGCTTTGAAGAAGGCTCTGCTGATACCCCTGCTAGAGGTGGAGCCACCGAAAAGTTGTTTGTTCTTGTTAGTCGACTCGATCGACGAAGGACAAACGCTCAATCCCCCGCAAACCGGTACCAGAGACTCCAGAAGAGACAACGAGAACGTCAGTAGAACGATCGCTGAACTACTAGCCAATCATCACCACTTGTTCCCACAATGGCTGCTGCTGGTTTGTACCGCTCGACGTCAGAGCAAGACGATCTCGAGGATGTTCACCGGCTTCCGCAAGATCTCCTTGGACGATCTGAGGAAGTCGCAGGTCGTCAGAGACGTTCAACAGTACATTCTGGCACGGTTGGATCAAGAAGACGCTCTGAG GCAGCACATCTCGCGCGACACAGCCGAGATGCTAAACCAGCTGCACATCAAAAGCAACGGTTGTTTCCTGTACCTGGAGAAGGTTCTCGACGGCGTGGCCGAGAACTTCATCGTGCTGCGTGAGGTCCGTGAGATACCAGGCACCCTGAACGGCCTCTACCTATGGCTGTGTCAAAGACTCTTCAGCAGAAAGCAATTTGCCAAAGTACAACCGCTGTTGAACGTGATCCTAGCCGCGAAACTGCCGATCACCCAGGAGATCCTGTACAAGTGCGTGAAAACCGCCTGCGTCAGCATCACCATCGAGGACTTCAATAGGCGCTTGCACCTTCTACGAAGAGTCATCTCCGTTTCGCGTGCCGGAGCCCTGATGCTGTTCCACCATAGCTTCGCCGAGTGGCTGCTCGACGTGAAACACTGCACCCAGAAGTATCTGTGTTCGGCCATCGAAGGACACGCCATGTTGGCCGCGTATTACACTCTTCGTGGTCCAGATTTGAATCCCGACGAAATTTGCGTGTTGGGTCAGCATCTACAACGAGCCATAACCAGCGTGGCGACAACCAACTGCAATTTGGACGTGCACACGCTACAGGTGCTCTGGATGATAGGCAGCGGAGCACCGATCGAGGATTGCTATCTGGACAGCTCCGAATGCATCCTCTGGCCTAGGCAGGAAGTGAAGCTCCTCAAACTACTGATCGACGCAGGTGCCAAGCCATCCGAGAAGGTCGTCGAAGACGACGCCAGCAAGGATGCTGTTTCTTCTAGTCAG GTCTCGCAAGATGTGAGCCCTATGGATGAGTCTCCAAGCGAGCCATTAACGGAACTACTCGGTGAAAGTGGAGACATCAATCAAGCTGATTCTTGCGGACGAACAGTGCTGCACACGCTTGCTGCAGACGGTAATGCATCTCTATTGGAACTCGCTCTGGCAACGTGTCCCCAG gCAAAATTGGAAGCCACCGATCGTCATGGTCAAACACCCTTGAACCTTGCTGCCAGACACGGTTACGCAGACGTAGTCAGAGTACTTTTGGCTGCTGGAGCTTGTGCAGATCATGCTGACTGCGATGGGTGGACTGCCCTTAGAGCTGCTGCTTGGGGTGGACACACTCAG GTTGTTACAATACTCTTGGAAAGAGGTGCCGCAGTTGATCACCAAGACAAAGATGGCATGACCCCGTTGCTAGTGGCTGCATTTGAAGGCCACAGAGATGTGTGCGAATTGCTGTTGGAGTACGAGGCAGACGTGGACCATTGTGATGCCACTGGACGCACTCCTTTGTGGGCAGCTGCCAGTATGGGCCACGGATCAGTGGTCGCTCTTCTGTTGTTCTGGGGATGTTATGTTGATAGCATCGATAACGAGGGTAGAACCGTTTTGAGCGTGGCCGCTGCACAGGGTGGCACTGACGTTGTAAAACAGCTATTAGACAGAG GTTTGGACGAACAGCACAGAGACAACTCCGGCTGGACACCCTTACACTACGCCGCGTTTGAAGGCCACATCGACGTTTGCGAGGCTCTACTGGAAGCTGGAGCTAAGATCGACGAAACTGATAACGATGGAAAGGGTGCTTTGATGCTGGCGGCACAAGAGGGTCACGCTACATTGGTTGAAAGATTACTAGAACAACACGGTGCTCCCATCGATCAACACTCTCACGATGGGAAAACTGCTCTCAG GGTAGCAGCGTTGGAGGGGCATTATGATACTGTTAGAGTATTGCTGGCTCACAATGCAGACGTGAATGCGAAGGACGCTGATGGCAGGAGCACTCTTTATATCCTTGCTTTGGAGAACAGGCTGGCGATGGCACGATTTTTGCTGGAACATGCGCGTGCCGATGTGGAAAGTAGAGATTCAGAa GGCAGAACTCCTCTGCACGTAAGTGCCTGGCAAGGGCATGTGGAGATGGTAGCTTTACTGCTAACCGAAGGTAGTGCCAGTGTGAACGCCTGCGACAATGAGAATAGAACTCCTCTTCATTCAGCAGCCTGGCAAGGTCATGCTGCTATCGTCAGATTGCTGCTGGAACATGGAGCTACTCCTGATCATACCTGTAATCAAGGCGCAACTGCTTTAG GTATTGCTGCACAAGAAGGTCATGAACACTGCGTACGAGCTCTCCTGAATCATGGCGCGGATCCGAGTCACTCTGATCACTGCGGTCGCAATGCTATCAAAGTGGCCGCCAAAAGTGGCCATGACACTGTGGTTAGGCTACTCGAGGAACATTCGGCTAATCAACGAAGTCTAAGACCTGGAATTAACGGAG GTGGAAGTAGCAGTGCTACCTCGGTAACGTCAAACTCAACAGCAGAAACGAAACCGTCATCCGCGATTCTGAATCCGCTGTCAACCCAATACAGTCCAGCTGAATCGCCAGATTCAACGAAGAGGCGAAGCTGCGTCTCCCTGGGCAATAATTCCAGCAACAGCAAATCCAGCAGCAATCTAACCGGTAGCACGAAGAGCGATCAAGGGAAATTCAACCAGAACTCGATGGTGAATCAGGTAATCAAA ACACCATTATCTTTCACGCAACAACTACAACAATGCTCGAGGGGTGCGAAGAGTCGTCCGTTGAGCAAACTGTTGTCACCGTTGAAAAGCGAACCCCAAAGTCCAATCTATGCTTCGCCGCCTCATTCACCGTTGAGCGACAGCCTTATACCGTACTCGCCAACGAACACCAGTCCACCGAGTGCTCAGACGGCCGCGAACGTGATACAGAGCCAGCTAGGGGTCTCTTTGTTGACAGCGAACAATCAGAATTTACCGTACAAAGCGCAGATCGGTGGATACAATCACACATCGGCGATTTACGAACCCATCAACATAAAGACCGAGATCATCGACAAGAACGACATCGGTAAACCCTTCGAACTCACGAACGAGATGTTAGGTTTGAGCGTGACGAAGGACAAGAAAAATGGCCTCGACGAGAAGAGAAACTCGGCTGATACCCACTTCACTAGGGACACCCACATGAGGATAATACTAGGGAACAGTGGAGCTGGTGTTGGCAGAAGCGTGAAACATACCTCTGAACATATGCCTGCCAG TGCGAGCAATGCTAAACCAAAGCGCAATGGACTGGTTTCCAACCCAGCCATGAGATTAGTAGCAGGTGTTAGAAATGGAATTGAGAATGCAACTAATAGAAATAAACCAATTACAACGCGAGTAAATGGATTTCAGTGGAAAGCAGAGGCACGAAAGGAAACACCTTTGTAG